One region of Bactrocera neohumeralis isolate Rockhampton chromosome 5, APGP_CSIRO_Bneo_wtdbg2-racon-allhic-juicebox.fasta_v2, whole genome shotgun sequence genomic DNA includes:
- the LOC126759538 gene encoding achaete-scute complex protein T4, whose translation MVNMSSAVFTPNNPKANNALQCYNKNISPQQQLSAAVKMFKYQNIAPAPAMSVASGGCTGAEIKTRKYTPRAPSNGGGPYSVDQTQSVQRRNARERNRVKQVNNSFARLRQHIPQTIITDLLKGGGRGPHKKISKVDTLRIAVEYIRRLQDLVDDLNGGSSGSSAAQKMSGSARSGEGLLLTTSADNNNTSSNSSFSSSSSTSSNLSLLAPDSPARNSPSAGGLAAAEQLYYASAANSALQAFHQQTQQQQQQFTSTLLTAEALQAYATPQPMQTAQTQLDIGCPSPTSSFNSSMSFDSGTFVHSPVPHGANGEAQRNGSVNNSASAQLDANLQLKFEPYDNFNLHEEDCTPDDEEILDYISLWQEQ comes from the coding sequence ATGGTGAACATGTCAAGCGCGGTCTTTACGCCGAACAATCCCAAAGCCAACAACGCGCTGCAGtgctacaataaaaatataagcccgCAACAGCAGCTCAGCGCAGCGgtgaaaatgttcaaatatcaaaatatagcGCCTGCGCCCGCAATGTCCGTGGCCAGTGGCGGCTGCACAGGCGCTGAGATTAAAACGCGCAAGTACACGCCGCGCGCGCCCAGCAACGGCGGCGGCCCATACAGTGTCGATCAAACGCAATCGGTGCAGCGGCGCAACGCACGCGAACGGAATCGCGTCAAACAGGTGAACAATAGCTTTGCGCGCCTGCGTCAACACATACCGCAAACGATCATCACCGATCTGCTGAAGGGCGGTGGCCGCGGGCCGCACAAGAAAATCAGCAAAGTGGATACGCTGCGCATTGCGGTTGAGTATATACGGCGGCTGCAAGATTTGGTCGATGACTTGAATGGTGGCAGCAGCGGCAGTAGTGCAGCACAAAAGATGAGCGGCAGCGCACGCAGCGGTGAGGGCTTGCTATTAACGACCAGCgcggacaacaacaacacgtcGAGCAATAGCTCGtttagcagcagcagcagcacgaGCAGTAATCTCAGCTTGCTGGCGCCAGATTCGCCAGCGCGCAACTCACCGAGCGCGGGTGGCTTAGCAGCGGCGGAACAATTGTACTACGCCAGCGCGGCCAATAGCGCTTTACAGGCTTTCCACCAACAaacacagcaacagcagcaacaatttaCCTCTACGCTCCTCACCGCCGAAGCGTTGCAAGCGTACGCAACACCACAGCCCATGCAGACAGCGCAGACGCAGCTTGATATTGGCTGCCCGTCGCCTACCTCATCCTTCAACTCCAGCATGTCCTTTGATTCGGGCACTTTTGTGCATTCCCCCGTGCCACATGGCGCAAATGGTGAAGCGCAGCGCAACGGCAGCGTTAATAATAGTGCCAGCGCGCAGCTTGATGCGAATTTACAGTTGAAATTCGAGCCATACGACAACTTCAATCTGCATGAGGAGGACTGCACGCCCGACGATGAGGAAATACTCGACTACATATCGCTGTGGCAGGAGCAATGA